From the Carassius auratus strain Wakin chromosome 36, ASM336829v1, whole genome shotgun sequence genome, the window ttttgcaaataactatagttcattagtgtgtgtgtgtatacattctGTGTGTATACACGATCCTGCGATCGTGAATTCAGATCTCTTTCAGCAGTTCCTGCACTTCAGCAGTCAAAAATACAcactatgtctcgtaactttgaacgctcctctggtttcagttgtgtttttatttattttggtgacgtataaataaagtcttcccatctgcctgcacttgagtcttcgcctcttgcgatccgtgacactacgtccttaataacaatggatgaaaagtttagagccctactgatgattaagtctagagtgtgtccacctttgtgtgtgggtccatgtacatgctgaatcgacaggtaaaaaaagcctcaagtccaaatattaatttatcaccaattaactgtttgacaaacacttcctgcttcgatgtgccgatctgaattaaaaaaaatctcaaacatgctccgaagtcacgatctgaatcaaccgagtcgcgaacaggctccgaagtaccgatctgaatcaaccgagtcgcgaacatgctccgaagtgccgatctgaatcaaccgagtcgcgaacaggctccgaagtaccgatctgaatcaacggagtcgcgaacaggctccgaattgccgatctgaaaacttcgaccaaagaatttaaaaaataactctatttctctaataactctacaactctatgaaagactcagatcacgtatctaaaaataaatcgctatagtaaaagagaaataataagaggagtgaagtttcctaccgttctcctgtgtttggtcctcacgcgcgtctgaagctcctcacacgcgcgtttacagcgctaaattaatcatcttcgctaattattatacatttacttcattgtcagcttcaggtacttcatttattattgttcaatgaactgtttgaaacaaaaaaggttgtatttcagtaatagttctaaatgatcaaaataaaatatataaaataatggtttctattttaatatcctttaaaatataatctatttctgtgatgctccgctgtatttccagcatcattcctccagtcttcagtgtcacatgatctttagaaatcatgaaaatatgatgatttattattagaactattaataccaaatattattttggaatctgcaatacttttttcaggattcttcgatgtataatttaatttaatttttattattagaattatcaacagttttgctgataaatattattttggaatctgcgatacttttttcaggattctttgatgaataaaaaggtaaaattatagttgacgtggaaatatactgttaacaactgtaaaaccttatttgacccataatgcattgcgaattacagctgcatcttgtaaaatgtttatacagtaaaattctgtaaaattatgctgtagaaactacagcagttttttacagtgtatctcTAATCTAACTTTGAAAGTATATGACAGATCAGTCAAAATGTTGGTTTTGTGACAACATttatacaaacataaataatcacagttcaaaataaacctttaatgtACGCCATCCCATTAATAAAGTTAACACCATTTATTGGATTATATATCTTTAAATAACTTAATcaatatacaaatgattgatgTGAGAGAGAttcaacacacaaacactgatctccatgaggATTTCTTACACATTTATTCTTACTGTTATGTCAGTAAGAGTTCATGTGATGAAGAGACTCTATAACATCCCACTGTCACTGATTCATCATGCAGTTCAAAGCATCATGGGTAGAATCTCTCATCAATCTAGAGTTTGACTGATGATCCATAATAATGAACccaaaacccaggatagagcgtctgagtgaatgtggtctggactgtgtggatgagactcattgtgtcagagactccaggactgatcattacacccaaacacacactcataaccTGCTCctttcctgctgatgctcttatatgacactgatatacgCACACCTCCTCTCCACTCcagctcccagtaacagcgtccacacacactctctctacacaacacctgaggCACAGGATCAAATCTGTCCGGATGATCAGGATGCGACTGATCTGTGTCAGTGAATGTaatcactctgttgttctcagacagaTGGAGGTATTCattcactgtgttcagatccagagtgagctgctgggaatctgatggagatcAAACACATAGAAATTATGAATCTTTTCGTGTACTCTTCATGTTCAGTGTATCATACAGGGGTGTACATTTTGTTTAAAGAgacaataaacatcaaatttctcAAGAGCGGTTTTCCCGTGAAATTGGGCTGTTTTATCCCTGGTAACATAGCGACCCCAATAATGTGAATTTTATCCCCTGAAACATGGGGGATGAGACGTGGTTAATTTGGGCTAGATTTGAATAGCAATTGGGAGTGTTTTGTTGTGAACACCTGGCATCCCTTTCCATCAAGAAGGTAACTTTATTATTACTAACATAGCAGACTCATCAAAAAATACACTGGCATCATGTATTAGAGAGAACATAATCACTTTATACAACATTTAAGTGAATAAAAGGCTTACTTACTGGAGATCCACAATTGTTGACATCTCTCTTacaggattgtgtgtgtgtgtgtgtgtaggtgatgtaAAAGAGCAAAGCAGATATTTGGACCAAAGCACTTGTGAGACTGAAAATATTCCTAAaggtttgtgttgttttactacttacacaattatttaaagtataaaagttgtaatttataatatacagcatggtttttaatcataatttcagGGGTAACAACCCTCagatcgggggggggggggggggggtttacacATATGATCTTATACAGATAAACAGATATCCTGTTCAAATCATCATCAGTTATAAACCTCTTCTTTCTCCTTCTTCTTACTGACTTACACTGTAGGAAGTCGTTCCTGGTCCAGAGATCAATGTTGGTGAATGtgactgtggaaatcaacagacatgaacagtgtgattATCATGATCCTGTATCTATTCCTAACATATTTCTAAAGAGAATGAACCTTGAAGTTGGCATTCGTGATGGTGCACTAGGAATTTCTGGGTGGAAATCTGAGAATTTTTATCAAGCTCAGTTCCCGTCACTTGTGGGGTGCCCCAGGGCTCAATTCTAGGTCTAATCTCATTTTCCTTATACTTACTCCCTCTTCGTTTCATTTTCGAGTCCCATAAAGTTACATATCACATTTATGCCAATGACactgtattttctattaaaatcaGGTACTGATTCAGTTTCCGCTCTGCTAGCTTGTTTAGAGGACATTATGGCTTGGATGGACAATAATTTCCTTCAATTAAATCAGAAGATTGGGCTCCAACAGGGTCAGGATCCTTAATACTgttcaaatactgatattaaactACACGGACACATCAGCTTATTCTGTAAACATTCACTCTGTCAAACAATTTCGAAAAATCAATTATTAAGcctagctttttattttttttaaggcagTTAACAATTTCAGTTTCACTTTAACGTGTTACCTCGCTTGTGTGTCTTCTCCAACTCTTCAGCCAGATAGTTCTGGTTCATCTTCCTCAGGATGTCCACCGTGATCTTCACAGCTTCTTCTGGTCCACAATGCTTTATCATCAGATCCACTGTGTCAGAAGTGTCTACCTTCTCCAGATCAGCTGCTGAAACGCcataataattctttaaataCCATTTAAACATCTTCAGTTTATCTGCGTCTAGTTCATCCAGAGCGGCCAGAAGCTGCTCTGAAACAGATGCCATCATCCTCCGGTTCTGATACACGGATGCCATCATCCTTCACGGATTACCTCCTGcagaacaagcagaaaaagaTCTTCAGTTTTACTAATGAGCCCACAAACTATTGTCTGATTCTGAAGGTCTAGAGTCAGAGTTTTATGAAGCAGT encodes:
- the LOC113055605 gene encoding uncharacterized protein LOC113055605, which gives rise to MMASVYQNRRMMASVSEQLLAALDELDADKLKMFKWYLKNYYGVSAADLEKVDTSDTVDLMIKHCGPEEAVKITVDILRKMNQNYLAEELEKTHKRVTFTNIDLWTRNDFLQYSQQLTLDLNTVNEYLHLSENNRVITFTDTDQSHPDHPDRFDPVPQVLCRESVCGRCYWELEWRGGVRISVSYKSISRKGAGYECVFGCNDQSWSL